From one Lycium barbarum isolate Lr01 chromosome 6, ASM1917538v2, whole genome shotgun sequence genomic stretch:
- the LOC132643785 gene encoding uncharacterized protein LOC132643785: protein MADESTSGRVTRASAEKFVAERRSKKIHDPSRIRIPSTASKFLVKRPPTQLIRYASYMNHNIKDELKEKLTDRQFKLFSKTVFGKYMQMQVDTEVQGQLFRCFMVRELKRSNSDAFVIDINGTKLTFGLFEFALITGLKCYGDEVVFDEGSNILLDQYFGGSGNSVLKMTLNKCFEDKDWGVGDNADEDAVKIAILYFIHNYILSSEKRNVTVPRHHFDLVESEQYNEHTWVWIYECCSNVDPNLMVKTGSRIPRMFNWRTVNPKPSVNYLMLGMFKDGEDISCKFNNIVPTISEVEKLGLRAYLVNRRAPPPQTHQEEENEYADFTTTPPHVAAAKKTQKNDASKSPPHKKPRKMSTAALLVQKSPTTIPKKPTVGQSSKKSASVEKEKAAATVHRVPVDDVSTSKSVDLTSLRQELNQFKQEVLAEFKVVFTELKDLRKTIDKIFKKVLEHVKGKQNSEKDDDSKTHVPLHDGNIHQQVDDYMDHGDDIHMETDTGDVHPTEEKGLAPDIQVGIGNDSGDTLKASTEEIAEGGDHSREPKTSVERLVDPTEEKGIAPDIQVDIGNESGDTMEASTEEIAEGGDLSGEPKTSVERSGKHTTEEKKCSDDSNNSEMIAQVLANIAESEMTNEQVHAEKTEENTSSTVLEEPQAAVCNAQPLSQWLLPDEYLPSQTPGKEIMLHPSVTRATRPSSSSGKNHVHWFDKKYPFQIDPITGPLDVQMVDVYRTWLRNERTTKTITKKMAVFDNGVKFNFGITTVNDKNWFYLLSMDGQLWNDEHIDVIFYYFRKKGKYDKRNNFSFTIVDCLFKQRIDVVHHAYRNVETQTNVANEEQDITVKGHRLIANVLWHTVDNVLIPVNIQEENHWLLVLLSFKDRRLYVYNSYQSAGHNAAVRNEIKKLATQLPHFLHLAGFYVNQKSIDLVKDPAYADKGQIDILEVVYVDNLPHQTAGSTDCGVFVAAYAEYLTSGERILDVIDAHMQRMRYGALLWDCAEGKVADNAKSDNEVPPRPIRPAIDYDTVDAIDV from the exons atggcggatgaaagcacATCTGGTAGGGTTACAAGAG CTTCTGCTGAGAAATTTGTTGCTGAAAGGAGATCTAAGAAAATCCATGATCCTTCCAGAATCAGAATTCCTTCAACT GCCTCTAAATTCCTGGTTAAACGTCCCCCCACTCAACTGATACGTTATGCTTCATATATGAACCATAACATTAAAGATGAGTTGAAGGAAAAACTGACAGATAGACAATTCAAGCTATTTTCCAAAACTGTTTTTGGAAAATATATGCAGATGCAAGTTGACACCGAGGTGCAGGGTCAGTTATTTAGGTGTTTTATGGTTAGGGAGTTGAAGCGTAGTAATAGTGATGCGTTTGTTATCGATATTAACGGGACGAAATTGACATTCGGTCTTTTTGAATTTGCTTTAATTACTGGTTTGAAGTGTTACGGGGATGAAGTTGTTTTTGACGAGGGTTCTAACATATTGTTGGATCAATATTTCGGTGGTTCTGGTAATAGTGTTTTAAAGATGACTTTAAATAAGTGCTTTGAAGACAAGGATTGGGGTGTTGGTGATAACGCAGATGAAGATGCTGTAAAGATTGCTATCCTGTATTTCATTCATAATTACATACTTTCAAGTGAAAAGAGGAACGTCACTGTCCCAAGACATCATTTTGACTTGGTGGAGAGTGAACAGTACAATGAACATACTTGGG TGTGGATATATGAGTGTTGCTCTAATGTTGACCCTAATTTAATGGTTAAAACCGGAAGCCGAATCCCAAGAATGTTTAATTGGAGAACAGTGAACCCAAAGCCATCTGTTAACTACTTGATGTTGGGCATGTTTAAGGACGGTGAG GACATTAGTTGTAAATTCAACAACATTGTTCCGACCATATCAGAGGTTGAGAAGCTTGGTCTGCGTGCATATCTGGTCAACAGACGTGCACCACCACCCCAAACACACCAAGAGGAGGAAAATGAATATGCTGATTTTACCACAACACCTCCCCATGTTGCCGCtgccaagaaaactcaaaagaACGATGCTTCAAAATCTCCACCGCACAAGAAGCCCAGGAAGATGTCGACGGCAGCATTGCTTGTGCAGAAGTCACCAACCACTATCCCAAAAAAACCTACAGTTGGACAATCATCTAAAAAATCTGCTTCGGTG gaaaaagaaaaagctgCTGCAACTGTCCACCGCGTTCCTGTTGACGACGTATCCACCAGCAAATCAGTTGACCTCACAAGTTTGAGGCAGGAACTTAATCAATTTAAGCAGGAA GTGCTTGCTGAATTCAAGGTTGTTTTTACTGAGCTCAAGGATCTTCGCAAAACTATTGATAAAATTTTCAAAAAGGTTTTGGAACATGTCAAAGGGAAACAAAACTcagaaaag GATGATGATAGTAAAACTCATGTTCCTTTACATGATGGCAACATACATCAACAAGTTGATGATTACATGGACCATGGTGACGATATTCACATGGAGACTGATACGGGTGATGTGCATCCAAcagag GAGAAGGGTCTTGCACCGGATATTCAAGTAGGTATTGGCAATGATAGCGGCGATACGCTGAAAGCTTCAACCGAAGAGATTGCGGAAGGAGGTGATCATTCAAGAGAACCGAAGACTTCGGTTGAACGTCTGGTGGATCCAACAGAG gaaaagggTATTGCACCGGATATTCAAGTTGATATTGGCAATGAGAGCGGCGATACGATGGAAGCTTCAACCGAAGAGATTGCAGAAGGAGGTGATCTTTCAGGAGAACCGAAGACTTCGGTTGAACGTTCGGGGAAACATACAACGGAAGAGAAAAAATGTTCTGATGATTCAAATAATTCTGAG atGATCGCACAGGTGCTAGCAAATATAGCAGAATCAGAAATGACTAACGAACAAGTTCACGCAGAAAAAACCGAGGAAAACACCAGCTCAACTGTCTTAGAGGAACCCCAGGCAGCAGTTTGTAACGCGCAGCCATTGTCTCAGTGGTTGTTGCCTGATGAGTATTTACCAAGCCAAACCCCAGGGAAAGAAATCATGTTACATCCATCAGTCACACGAGCTACACGCCCCA GTAGTAGTTCGGGCAAGAATCATGTACATTGGTTTGACAAAAAATATCCATTCCAGATAGATCCCATTACTGGTCCACTTGATGTACAGATGGTGGATGTATACCGTACTTGGCTCCGAAACG AAAGAACAACGAAGACCATTACAAAAAAAATGGCAGTTTTTGACAATGGAGTCAAATTCAATTTTGGCATCACAACTGTCAATGATAAGAACTGGTTTTACCTGTTATCGATGGATGGTCAGCTTTGGAATGACGAG CACATTGACGTCATTTTCTATTACTTTCGGAAGAAAGGAAAGTACGATAAAAGGAACAATTTCAGCTTCACCATTGTTGACTGCCTATTCAAGCAGAGAATTGATGTGGTCCACCACGCATATCGCAATGTTGAAACACAGACAAATGTGGCAAATGAAGAGCAA gatataacagttAAGGGCCACAGGCTTATTGCCAATGTCCTGTGGCATACCGTTGACAACGTGCTAATACCGGTGAATATACAAGAAGAAAATCATTGGTTATTGGTACTCCTTTCATTCAAGGACAG GCGTCTGTATGTTTACAACTCGTATCAATCAGCCGGGCACAACGCAGCTGTTAGGAATGAAATTAAAAAGCTTGCTACACAGCTGCCACATTTCCTACATCTGGCTGGATTCTATGTAAATCAAAAAAGCATAGATTTGGTGAAAGACCCAGCATATGCGGATAAGGGACAGATCGATATCCTTGAAGTTGTCTATGTTGATAATCTTCCGCATCAAACTGCTGGTAGCAC ggactGTGGTGTTTTTGTGGCAGCGTATGCTGAGTATTTGACATCGGGTGAAAGGATTCTAGATGTCATTGATGCACACATGCAGCGTATGAGATACGGTGCACTCTTATGGGACTGCGCTGAAGGCAAGGTTGCTGACAATGCAAAGAGTGATAATGAAGTTCCACCAAGACCGATTAGGCCAGCAATCGATTACGACACTGTAGATGCAATTGATGTTTGA